The following DNA comes from Shinella zoogloeoides.
TGCGGATCGAAGTGTCGCGCCGCCATCGCAGACGGTCAACCCAAACTTTGCCGCGCCGTCGCGAAAGTCCGTGTCAGCGCGCCTCGGACGACAGGGCGCTGCGATGGGCGTCCCCGCCGGCTGCCTTGGCCGCATAAAGCGCCATGTCGGCGCGCGTGAACACGGCGGAGGGCGTCTCGCCATGGGCGAAGGCGAAGCCGATGGAGGTTGTTATGCCGAATGTGCGCCCGGAACAGGCCATCGGCGCACGCGCGGCGACGGCCAGTCGCTGCGCCACGGCCTCGATCGCCTGCAGGTTTACGGAGGGGCCGAAGACGACCGCGAACTCGTCCCCGCCGATGCGTGCGATGAGGTCGGCGGACTGGCACGCCGACGAAAGGCGGCGCGTGAACTCGATCAGGCACTCGTCGCCGATGGCATGTCCCAGCGTGTCGTTGACCTGCTTGAAGCCGTCGAGGTCGACAAGCATCAGTGCGCCGCCCGTTCCGTCAGGCCCACAGATATCGGCAAGGCGCATCTGGAACTGCGTGCGGTTGGCAAGACCCGTCATGACACCGTGCTCGGCCATATGCCGCATGTGCTCGAGGGTCTTCTTCTCCTCCGTGATATCCTGCTTGACGCCGAGGAGGCGGATGGCCTGTCCGTTCCGGCGCTCGATGCTGGCGGTTATCCTGATCCAACGCTTTCCGGCCTCCGGGTGCCTGATTTCCGCGTCCAGCGTGAAGCCGTCCCCCGATGCGATGGCGTTGCCGCGAACCGCCTGTAGGCGCGCGAGCGATTCTTCCGAATAGCTTTTCAGGATGTCGCGACGCACGAGGCCGGCGCTGCGCTGAAGGCCGAAGAGGTCGTAGGTCCCGCCGCTCCAGGTCAGTTCCTCGCTGGGCAACTCGCATTGCCAGGTGCCCATGCGCGCGGTCATGGAGGCGCGTTCGAAAATCTCGGCGCCGGCCAGCGCCGCCTCGACCTGTTGAACGAGGGCGGTCTGCCGCCCGATCTGCCGCCGCAATTGCCACAGCGTTCGCGGGTCGAAAGGGCTTGCAAGGGCGCAGCGCAGGCTTTCCAGCAGCGAGCCGATGGGGGTGCGGGGCGCGGGGACCGGGTCGCAATCCGCCGGACGGTCGCTCGGCCGCGGGTCGCTTGCTGGATTTGCCATGGTCGTCACCGCGATTGATGAAACTGACTTTTGACAAGTCCTACCGTGAAATCCTTAACCTTAGGTGAGAGCGCGGCCGGATAATGCGTTCGATACGGAATGCTACACGCCGCCGAAACACCTGCTGGTTTCGACGGCGTTCATGCCACCTCAGGGCTTGGCGTGTCGGGGAGCCGATGCCCCCGACGGCCTATATTGTCGGGAAGTGGCAGGCCACCTTGCGGCCGTCGCCGAAGGATTGCGCCTGCGGCCGTTCGGTGCGGCAGCGGTCCTGAGCGATGGGGCAGCGCGGATGGAAACGGCAGCCCGAGGGCGGGTTGAGCGGGCTTGGCACGTCGCCGGTCAGGAGAATGCGCCGGCGCGAGCCGCCGGGCGTCGTCTCCACCACCGGCACGGCCGAGATCAGCGCCTGGCTGTAGGGATGGGCCGGTGCGGAGAACACCTCTTCTGCCGGGCCTTCTTCCACCACGGAGCCGAGATACATCACCGCGATGCGCGTAGAGACCTGGCGCACGACCGAGAGGTCGTGGGCGATGAAGATATAGGTAAGGTTCAGCTTCTCCTGCAGGTCGGCGAGCAGGTTGACGATCTGCGCCTGTACCGACACGTCGAGCGCCGAGACCGGTTCGTCCAGCACCACGAGGTCCGGATTGAGCGCGATGGCCCGGGCGATGCCGACGCGCTGGCGCTGGCCGCCGGAGAATTCGTGTGGATAGCGCGTGACATGGTCCGGCAGGAGGCCGACGATGTCGAAGAGTTCGGCGACCCGTTTGTCGATCTCGGACGAGGAAAGCCTGGTATGGATGCGCAGCGGCTCGGCGACGAGATCGCCGACGCGGCGGCGCGGATTGAGCGAGGCGGAGGGGTCCTGGAAGACCATCTGCAGGCGGCGTCGCATCGGGCGCAGCTCCCGCAGCGACTTGCCGGTGATGTCCTCGCCCTCGAAGAAGAGCGTGCCGTCGGTGATGTCGTAGAGCCGCACCAGACAGCGTGCGAGCGTGGACTTGCCGCAGCCGGACTCGCCGACGAGGCCGAGC
Coding sequences within:
- a CDS encoding sensor domain-containing diguanylate cyclase: MANPASDPRPSDRPADCDPVPAPRTPIGSLLESLRCALASPFDPRTLWQLRRQIGRQTALVQQVEAALAGAEIFERASMTARMGTWQCELPSEELTWSGGTYDLFGLQRSAGLVRRDILKSYSEESLARLQAVRGNAIASGDGFTLDAEIRHPEAGKRWIRITASIERRNGQAIRLLGVKQDITEEKKTLEHMRHMAEHGVMTGLANRTQFQMRLADICGPDGTGGALMLVDLDGFKQVNDTLGHAIGDECLIEFTRRLSSACQSADLIARIGGDEFAVVFGPSVNLQAIEAVAQRLAVAARAPMACSGRTFGITTSIGFAFAHGETPSAVFTRADMALYAAKAAGGDAHRSALSSEAR
- a CDS encoding ABC transporter ATP-binding protein, with translation MSDTMTKTEGPILETRSLMKRFSIGTRFSAEGRRTVHAVDNVSLTVRRGETLGLVGESGCGKSTLARCLVRLYDITDGTLFFEGEDITGKSLRELRPMRRRLQMVFQDPSASLNPRRRVGDLVAEPLRIHTRLSSSEIDKRVAELFDIVGLLPDHVTRYPHEFSGGQRQRVGIARAIALNPDLVVLDEPVSALDVSVQAQIVNLLADLQEKLNLTYIFIAHDLSVVRQVSTRIAVMYLGSVVEEGPAEEVFSAPAHPYSQALISAVPVVETTPGGSRRRILLTGDVPSPLNPPSGCRFHPRCPIAQDRCRTERPQAQSFGDGRKVACHFPTI